The genomic region GAAGTTCAAGAGAACACCAATACAACAAAAGTAATCAGCATTAAATCAAGAACAGAAATAAATAAATTACCAACTTCAGGAATCGTTACTGAAGAAAAATTCATTGAATTCAATAAATTAATTCAAGAGAACAGGACGTTCAATAAAGAAGACAGAAAAGAAAGTTTGTTGGTGATACTTAACTCAATTCAGGAATATTTCAAAAAGATATTTGGGGACAAAATCCTGGAATTAATAAAAGAAGGTAAAACGCTTCAAATTCACTTTAACAATCAGACTTCAAGTACTTTGAATTTGATTTATCTATATCAGAATGCTCAGGACTTTTATCAATCGTTAATTGAAGAAGAAATATCCACGATGATTGATAATGAATTAATTCAAACATAACGACTAGTTGGAAAATTACGAACTGATGCAGATGTTGATTTGTATAGTAATTTCCTTCAAGAATAACCGATGAATATATTTTTTAGAGCCAAATAGTAATATTTAATTCTGGTCATCTAATGTTTCAATTAATTTTTTCATCTTTATTCCGAGAATTATGTTCATAAAATATTGATTTTACAGACCCAACTTAATGATTAATGATATAGAAAACAAAGAATTTCAAAATGCATTTGATTTAATAAAAGACACCAATTTGTCATTTTTTTTAACTGGTAAAGCAGGAACAGGAAAATCTACGTTTTTAAAATATATTGTCGAGAATGTCTCTAAAAATTTTATAGTTGTTGCACCTTCGGGAATAGCTGCAATTAATGCTAAAGGGGTTACCATTCATTCTTTCTTTCAATTTCCATTACGCCCTCTTCTTCCCAAAGATGATGGGATTAAAATATTTGGTAAGAGTTCTAAAAAAAGAGAGATTATATCCAATATGGATACTTTAATTATTGACGAAGTATCGATGACTCGTGCAGATTTAATTGACGGGATTGATTATTCATTAAGAAAAAACGGTGGAATGCCGAATTTGCCTTTTGGAGGGAAACAGGTAGTATTTATAGGTGATATTTTTCAGTTAAAACCTGTAACAAATAATAAATCAGGTGAAGATGAGATTTTAGATGAGATTTACCAAAGTACATATTTCTATGGAGCAAAGATTTTTAATGAATTAAACCTAAATACGATTGAATTACAGAAAGTTTATAGACAATCTGATGATTCTTTCATATCTCTATTGGACAAGGTTCGCACAAAAGAATTATCGCAAGAAGATATCGACTTATTAAATAAAAGAGTTTGCTTACCTGAAAAAAATGGTGAGAATAATTTATCCATCACGTTAACCACCATAAATAAAAATGCGATTAAAGAGAATGATAAAAGGCTTGCCTTGCTCAAAACAGATTCTTTCAAATATTCAGCAGAAATTACTGGGGAGTATGAAAAAAGTAAATATCCAACAGATGATGAATTAGTTTTAAAAGTTGGAGCACAAGTAATATTTATTAAAAACGATGCTGAAAGGCGATGGATTAATGGAACTTTGGGTGAGGTTGTCAAACTGTCGGATACAGAAATAAAGGTGAAACTTGAGGATGGAAGGATAAATGTTGTCGAACCACAGATTTGGGATAATATCAAGTATTCTTACAACAAAGAGAAGAAAAAAATAGAGCAGGAAATTGTCGGAACTTTCAAGCAATATCCTCTAAAATTGGCATGGGCAATTACTATTCATAAAAGCCAAGGACTCACATTTGACAAAGTTATAATTGACTTGAATGGAGGTACTTTTGCAAGTGGTCAAACATATGTAGCATTAAGTAGGGCAAAGACATTTGAAGGAATATTTCTAAAACAAAAGCTGAAATTAAACGACATAAAGATTGATGATGAAATCATGTTGTACCATAAGTCGTATAATGCCAACCAAAATATTGATGATAGTATAGAAAAAGGAAAACGAGAACTCAATTTACTTCGAAGTAGACGGCTATCAGAACTTGGTAACATATACTTTAGTAAGGCCTTAGACAATCTAGAGGATGGTGATTTTAAAGATTCGTACAAAAACTTCCAGTATGGGTTTGAGTATACAACATGTGAATGTACATTATTTAATAGTATACCTTATCGCAAGGATAAAATTGTGATTTCATTCAATAAGTCTAAATTGAATTGTAAAATATACGAACTTGATTTTGTAAGGTCAGTATTCTATCTTTTCACGAAGCAATTTGAGAAGGCTTTACAAAATATTGAATCCTTCATTGAATTCCGTGAAGATTTAGAAATAGGTCATTATATCAAATCTCGCATACTGATGGGACTTAATAGAATAGACGAGGGAATAGCTGAAATGAAGTTGGCACTTTCAATGCAAAAAACAGCAAGAGGTCTATATCGATTAGGAAGGTATAAGGAGGAATTATTCAAAGAATTTGGATTAAATTATTTAATAGATTCTCTTGCAATTAATCCCTCATGTGTTTGTTGTCATCGTACTTTAAAAAATCAATCAGAAGCAAGAAATATTAAAATTGAAACAAACACAAATAATATTCTTATAAATAGTTTCAACCATGCTTCTAGGAAAGAATATGATTTATTAATAGATACGTTATGTC from Candidatus Delongbacteria bacterium harbors:
- a CDS encoding AAA family ATPase; translation: MINDIENKEFQNAFDLIKDTNLSFFLTGKAGTGKSTFLKYIVENVSKNFIVVAPSGIAAINAKGVTIHSFFQFPLRPLLPKDDGIKIFGKSSKKREIISNMDTLIIDEVSMTRADLIDGIDYSLRKNGGMPNLPFGGKQVVFIGDIFQLKPVTNNKSGEDEILDEIYQSTYFYGAKIFNELNLNTIELQKVYRQSDDSFISLLDKVRTKELSQEDIDLLNKRVCLPEKNGENNLSITLTTINKNAIKENDKRLALLKTDSFKYSAEITGEYEKSKYPTDDELVLKVGAQVIFIKNDAERRWINGTLGEVVKLSDTEIKVKLEDGRINVVEPQIWDNIKYSYNKEKKKIEQEIVGTFKQYPLKLAWAITIHKSQGLTFDKVIIDLNGGTFASGQTYVALSRAKTFEGIFLKQKLKLNDIKIDDEIMLYHKSYNANQNIDDSIEKGKRELNLLRSRRLSELGNIYFSKALDNLEDGDFKDSYKNFQYGFEYTTCECTLFNSIPYRKDKIVISFNKSKLNCKIYELDFVRSVFYLFTKQFEKALQNIESFIEFREDLEIGHYIKSRILMGLNRIDEGIAEMKLALSMQKTARGLYRLGRYKEELFKEFGLNYLIDSLAINPSCVCCHRTLKNQSEARNIKIETNTNNILINSFNHASRKEYDLLIDTLCRNPIMYFTILSQFKDEAKKLTDDGRKISEKIRELLDRHPLAVDVVPEFLSDLEESIMKLK